In Methylobacterium sp. WL1, the sequence TCGAAGGGCGGCGTGTGCAGCACCGTGACCCAGGGCAGCCCGAGCCGGGCGCTCATCTGCAGGGGCAGGGCGTGCAGCGCGTTGTTGTGCACGATATCGAACCCGCCGGCCGCGACCAGCTCCATCATCCGCCGGTAGGCGTCGTACTCGGCCTCGTCGATCGCCTCCTCGCGGTCCGGATCCGCCAGGGCGTCGCCGGTCGGGTCGCACAGCATCACCGGATCGAGCGCCGGGTCCGAGCCGCGGCTGGCGAACAGCGTCACGTCGTGTCCGTGCCGCTTCAGCGCGACGGTGAGAAGATGCGTGTGCATCTCCAGTCCGCCGGCGTAGGGCTGGCCAATCGGGTACTTCAGATGTGCCAGGACAGCGATCTTCACGCGCGCACCGAATCCGGTTGTGTGGGGATCTTTGCCGGCCGCAGCGGAGCGAGAGGAAAATCGTCCGCAACCAGCCTGGCGGGTATCATGCCCATCGTTTCTTCATCAAGCGTTGCGTCATCGGCGCCGGGAGCGACGACGGACGCGGCGCGTTCCCACATCCGTAAGGGCTGCGTTCTGAACCGATGATGATCGAGACGACGGGTCGACCATTCAGCCGGGTGCGCCACCCCGCCTGGGTCCGCCTGACCCACTGGACCGGCGCCGCCGCGACCCTGTCCCTGATGGTCAGCGGCACCGCGATCCTTTTGGCCCTGCCGAAGCTGTTCTGGGGCGAGACCGGGGCCAACGACGCGCCGGCCTGGATCACCCTGCCGCTGCCGGTGAACCTCGAGCAGACCGGCTGGGCGCGCAACCTGCACTTCCTGTCCGCCTGGATCTTCGTCCTCAACGGGGCCGCCTACCTGGCCCTGGCGCTGCTGCGCGGGCACCTGCGCCGGCGCCTGCTGCCGGAGCCGGCCGAGATCCGGCCGCGGGCGCTCGCGGGCGAGATCCGGTCGCACCTGCGCCTGCGCGCCGGGGCGCCGCAGACCGGCCGCTACAACGCGCTCCAGAAGCTCGCCTACCTCGCCGTCCTGCTGGTGCTGGCGCCGCTGATGCTGCTCACCGGCCTGACCATGTCCCCGGGCGTCACCGCGGCCTGGCCCGAGCTGTTCGCGCTGTTCGGCGGCCGGCAGTCGGCGCGGACGATCCACTTCCTGGCGGCCTTCGCGATGGTCGCGTTCCTCGCCATCCACATCTGGCAGGTGCTGGCGAACCGGCCTCTGGACCTCATGCGCGGCATGATCGCCGGGCGTGCCGGCAAGGCGGAGGAGAACCCATGAGCGCGCTGACCCGTCGCCGCCTGATCGTCGGGACCGCCGGCATCGGCGCGGCCGGCCTCGTCGGCGGCTGCGAGCCCGGCACTCCGAAGCTGCGCCCGAACCCCTACGGCCTGAGCGACTGGCTGACCTTCGCCGGGCAGCGCCTGCTGCTGGCGCGCCAGCCGCTCGCCCGGGAGTTCGGCCCCGAGGCGATCTCGGCCGTGTTCCCGACCATCAACACCACCGACCCGGACGACCCGGCCTATCGCCGCTCGAAGGCGCAGGGCTTCTCGGACTGGCGCCTGCCGGTCACGGGCCTCGTCGCGCGGCCGGGCGCGTTCTCCCTGGCCGAGCTGAAGGCGATGCCGGCGCGCACGCAGATCACGCTGCATTCCTGCGAGCAGGGCTGGTCGGCGATCGGCCAGTGGACCGGCGTCCCGCTCGCGCAGGTGCTCGCCGCCGCCGGGATGCGCCCCGAGGCGCGCTACGTGGTGATGCGCAGCGTCGACGGCTGGTGGGACAGCTACGACCTGTTCGACGCCCTGCACCCGCAGACGATCCTGGCCTATGGCATGAACGGCGCCGACCTGCCGGTGGCCCACGGGGCCCCGGTTCGCCTCCGGGTCGAGCGCCAGCTCGGCTACAAGTCCTTGAAATACCTCACCAGCATCGAGGCTGTGGACCGCGTCGACGGCATCGGCCACGGGCGCGGCAGCATGGTCGCGGGCCTCGGGTTCAGCTGGTACGCTGGCATCTGAGCCGTCCGTCGCGTGGCGGGCAAGGGGACGGGGGCCTGGCGGCGATGGATCTCACGATCGGTCTGAGCACGTTCGCGCTCGGCGCGGCGGCGCTGGCGGTGGTCACGCTGGCGGCCGGCGTGAAGATGATCCCGCAGGGCCACGTCTTCACGGTCGAGCGGTTCGGCCGCTACAGCCGCACCCTCGAATCGGGCCTCGGCCTGATCATCCCGTTCGTCGAGCGCGTCGGCCGGCGGGTGAACGTGATGGAGCAGGTGGTCGACGTCCCGAGCCAGCAGGCCTTCACCCGCGACAATGCCGGCGTCACGATCGACGCGGTGGTGTTCTACCAGGTGCTCGACGCGGCCCGGGCCTCCTACGAGGTCTCGAACCTCGACCTCGCCATGACCACCCTGACCATGACCAACATCCGCACCGTGGTCGGCTCGATGGATCTCGACCAGTTGCTCGCCCACCGGGACGAGATCAACGAGCGCCTGCTGCGGGTGCTGGACGCGGCGGCCGCGCCCTGGGGCGTCAAGATCAACCGCATCGAGATCAAGGACATCGTGCCGCCGGCCGACCTCGCCGGCGCCATGGCCCGGCAGATGAAAGCCGAGCGCGAGAAGCGCGCCTCGATCCTGGAGGCGGAGGGGCAGCGCGCCGCCGAGATCCTGCGGGCCGAGGGGCGCAAGCAATCGGCGATCCTGGAGGCGGAGGGCCGCCGCGAGGCCGCGTTCCGCGACGCCGAGGCGCGCGAGCGCTCCGCCGAGGCCGAGGCGGCGGCGACCGGGATGCTCAGCCGGGCGATCGCCGAGGGCGACATCGCGGCGGCGAACTTTCTGGTGGCGGAGAAATACGTGGACGCGGTGCGGGCGCTGGCCACCGCGCCGAACCAGCGCGTGGTCGTGGTGCCGATCGAGGCGGCGGCGCTCGCGGGCACGCTGGGCGGCATCGGCGAGCTCACCCGCGCGGTCTTCGGCGAGGCTGCTGCCCCGCCCCGGCGCGCCGGCTCGCCGCCCAACGTGTCGGCCCCGCGGGCCGGAACCCCATGACCGACGGCTTCGGGATCCTGGCAGCCCTCGGGCCGGCCTGGAGCTGGGTGATCGGCGGCCTCGTCCTGGCGGGCGCCGAGATCGTGGCGCCGGGGGTATTCCTGATCTGGTTCGGCCTCGCAGCCGTGGCGACCGGCCTCGCCACGGCGCTGATCCCGATGCCTTGGCAGGGCCAGACCCTGCTGTTCGCGGCCACGGCCGTCCTCCTGGTCGGCCTCGCCACGCGCCTGCACCGCCGCACGGGCCCCGGCGACGCCCTCAACCGCGCCGACCGCGGCCTGATCGGCCGCGAGGGCGTGCTCGCCGAGCCGATCCTCCAGGGCGCCGGCCGCATCCGCTTCGACGACACGCTGTGGCGGATCGAGGGACCGGATCTACCGGCGGGCGCACGGGTACGGGTGGCCGGGCTGACCGGGACGGTGCTGCGGGTCGAGGCGGCTTGAGGGACGGATAGGACGGTACCCCGCGTTTGCGGGTGGCGGAAGCGAACGCCGTCCCGCGCTCCGGGCGCATCGCATCGCATCGCTATCGCGGCCGCCCGACGCATGGCGCAGGTCTCGGGAGAGCACCCGGACGATTGGTGCGGCCAGGACGTTCCGGCTCCGGACGGCGCCGCGCACGTCCCGCCTCGGCTTGCGGGC encodes:
- a CDS encoding molybdopterin-dependent oxidoreductase; this translates as MSALTRRRLIVGTAGIGAAGLVGGCEPGTPKLRPNPYGLSDWLTFAGQRLLLARQPLAREFGPEAISAVFPTINTTDPDDPAYRRSKAQGFSDWRLPVTGLVARPGAFSLAELKAMPARTQITLHSCEQGWSAIGQWTGVPLAQVLAAAGMRPEARYVVMRSVDGWWDSYDLFDALHPQTILAYGMNGADLPVAHGAPVRLRVERQLGYKSLKYLTSIEAVDRVDGIGHGRGSMVAGLGFSWYAGI
- a CDS encoding cytochrome b/b6 domain-containing protein yields the protein MMIETTGRPFSRVRHPAWVRLTHWTGAAATLSLMVSGTAILLALPKLFWGETGANDAPAWITLPLPVNLEQTGWARNLHFLSAWIFVLNGAAYLALALLRGHLRRRLLPEPAEIRPRALAGEIRSHLRLRAGAPQTGRYNALQKLAYLAVLLVLAPLMLLTGLTMSPGVTAAWPELFALFGGRQSARTIHFLAAFAMVAFLAIHIWQVLANRPLDLMRGMIAGRAGKAEENP
- a CDS encoding SPFH domain-containing protein encodes the protein MDLTIGLSTFALGAAALAVVTLAAGVKMIPQGHVFTVERFGRYSRTLESGLGLIIPFVERVGRRVNVMEQVVDVPSQQAFTRDNAGVTIDAVVFYQVLDAARASYEVSNLDLAMTTLTMTNIRTVVGSMDLDQLLAHRDEINERLLRVLDAAAAPWGVKINRIEIKDIVPPADLAGAMARQMKAEREKRASILEAEGQRAAEILRAEGRKQSAILEAEGRREAAFRDAEARERSAEAEAAATGMLSRAIAEGDIAAANFLVAEKYVDAVRALATAPNQRVVVVPIEAAALAGTLGGIGELTRAVFGEAAAPPRRAGSPPNVSAPRAGTP
- a CDS encoding NfeD family protein — protein: MTDGFGILAALGPAWSWVIGGLVLAGAEIVAPGVFLIWFGLAAVATGLATALIPMPWQGQTLLFAATAVLLVGLATRLHRRTGPGDALNRADRGLIGREGVLAEPILQGAGRIRFDDTLWRIEGPDLPAGARVRVAGLTGTVLRVEAA